One Megalobrama amblycephala isolate DHTTF-2021 linkage group LG15, ASM1881202v1, whole genome shotgun sequence genomic window, AAAACCACTGAATTAGATCATTAAGAGGTGTGGCCCAATACTTTTGACCATATAGTGTAAATAATGATCAAATGATCAGTATCAACATTAACCATGGCAAATTTgaagtctctaactcaatccctcaagtgccaccaactgtccaaagTAGTTCccatgtttatgctaataattTGGGGCTagaaacaatttttttccccctctgaTTTCGTCTCAAGACAATACAATTTTGATTTTCCCAATTACCTACTATTTTGGAATTTATCCTAGATTGATATCCGGTTCATCcatttttcaccaaaattggctCAAATCATCTCCAGAGcatgctgccaaaaagctatcaaaagctttttgataaaaCAAACCGTTCTCAAATAACGCACAAATTAATTTGACGAAGAGCATGTCAAAATGGATGCGAGGCTATATCTCTGCGCTACTTTACCATATTGAGGCGAATCTTGGTAAATGCAGTGTTTTGGCACTGCGCCACCTAATGGTGAGGAGAAttgaaaaattaatacttttgctTACAACTTCTGAACGGTTTGCCCAAAAATCAAAGTGCAGCACAACAAGTCGATTGATACCCAATTTTGATAACCATATCGGCCTTTTTGGGTGctggccattttgaattttgacatAAAATGCAGTACTGTACAAGCGCATTAACATAGCATTATGAAGCTTGATATATGTCATTGGCATCATGCCCTGAAGGTAATGAAAAAGTTTCAGAACACTGATACCTTGTggtcataatttataataaaatggaTAAAATTATTGTCATTGATTAATTTTGCCTTTTTAATGAAACTAGTCTTGATAGATTCCTCGAGTCATAGCGAGAACAATGataccgtaagaccttcgttcatcttcggaacacaaattaagatatttttgttgaaaaccgatggctcagtgaggcctccataaccagcaatgacatttcctaaaggtactaaagacatatttaaatcggttcatgtgagtacagtggttcaatattaatattataaagcgacaagaatatttttggtgcgccaaaaaaacaaaataaatagtgatggctgatttcaaaacagcttcaggaagcttcggagcataatgaatcttttgtgtcgaatcagcagtttggagcgtcaaagtcacgtgatttcagcagtttggagGTTTGAAACGccgattcatttgtgctccgatgcttcctgaaacaatgttttgaaatcggccatcactatataagtcattattttgtttttttggcataccaaaaatattctcgtcgctttaaaatattaatattgaaccactgtactcacatgaactgatttaaatatgtttttagtacctttatggatcttgagagaggaaatgtcattgctggctatggaggcctcactgagccatcagatttcaacaaaaatatcttaatttgtgttccgaagatgaacgaaagttttacgggtgtggaacgacatgagggtgagtaataaatgatattattttcatttttgggtgaactaaccctttaattattaataatggctCTTATTATGAATATgttttgctgcttaattttCAAAACCATTATCTATTTTttacaggattctttgattgatagaaagttcaaaagaacagcatttatttgaaatagaaatcttctgtagcattataaatgtctttactgtcatttttgtcaattttaatgcacccttgctgaataaaagtattattttttaaatcttgcttactccaaacttttgaatggcagtgtatcatggtttccacactGACAAtcttcttgagcagcaaatcagcatattagaatgatttgtgaaggatcatgtgacactgaagactggagtaatgatgctgaaaattcagctttgatcacaggaataaattacagtttactatattttcaaatagaaaacagttatttaaaattgtaatatttcacaatattacagtgtttactgtatttgtgatcaaataaatgcagccttggtgagcataagtgaAAACTTTAATaatggtagtgtgtgtgtgtatgaatgtgTATACATCGtaaaagactttcattcatAATGACATTAAGGCCTTCAGAATTTTATGCCCATTTGACAACATCAtcacaaataaatattattatgtcATACCATTTCGCCCTCTGGAGCACCAAAATCCAGGTAAAGGTTCCTGACTCCATCATCTGCAGACATCTTGAGCCGCTCATAGGGGAAGTGAAACAGCACAGGTTCGCCAGATTCCCGTGTCACAGTGAAACCTCTGTCATAATGCAGAATCAGACGAACATCCTGCCTGTTCAACACACAGCCTGAGGAGTGcagacaaacatacacacagatATGAACCATGAGAGAGTGAATTaatgtgactttatattttATGGACTGGCTGGAACTCAGGAAGGAAAACACTGAACATTTCCAACATTTCCTCCAGCCAGCTATTGTTCCACACCACACAGAGGAAAATAAGATCTCTCAATCCAGCTTTCCACTCAGGTGTCCCTTTGCTAAGCCCATGGTTACTCCGACAGTGGAACAAGTGTTGAATTTGGACTTTTCAATGAACAAAACGTCAGAATATATTCTGTTTCTTGTAAGATTAATATTCATTCAGTGTGTACAacattaaaagtacattttaattaattaatcattaaaaacattctgacttttaattaattaattcattgtTAAATGTCAAAGTATTGTGATTAAAAACTGCATTTCATTGTAATTAGTATGATATGGTACTGTGAACTATTTAGCATCAGAACCACAatcaaaactaaataaataaacattaacctATCAATATTTCACCCGAGgcggttgttgattggatgttaAGATGTGGGTCTGAGGCAAATGAACACAAGCTTGCAGGGGGCGGGGTTTAAGCGAACTAACTGATTGGAGAAGTCCTGCATATGTCACCAGAAGACAGTTATGAGGTCGAAATAAAAAAACTTATATTAATCGTTAACCATTAGATCTATAACATGTATTTAGAAAATCGAtagggtgaattttcatttcatactGACTTTAAAATGATTCAAACTCTCATGAGTTCTATGGACTTGCATAATGagaaaaacaatacaaatttGTCTAATGATAATACAGGAATGACCATGTTTGCTAAGGTAGGACTGGCCAGTAAGGTTTTTAAGGCGGGTCTTAGTGAAGGGTAGATTCCTTTCTTCTTTGTatattcacaaacacacacctatGGAAACCTCTTTGATGAGCTCAGCAGCCGAATGTCCGCCCTGCACCAGAGCACGTGTCCATGTGGACAAATCCCAGTGTGTCTCCACACGAAACACATGAGACTCGATCCCTCGACCTGTGCCTGTACGTGTAGCGAACACCAAATCTCCACCCAGAGCCGGAGAACTGCGGACGCTGCCCGAGTGAACAAGCCTATAgacacaaccaaatacaaaacaGGCAAGGTAGAACAGGTTGAGTTTATtcattgttctttttttttttttttttttttaagatgttaAGCAGCCTGTTTAAATGAAAGGGTCACAGAGAGGGTGGAAACTCTACATTATGAATGCTTAAAACTTTGCTCAAGCTGGAGTTTTACCTTGTGGCGAGTAGTGGGTGTGTTAAGAGAGGAGAGGTCCAGCTCTCGTACGTCCACGGCACCGACTGGAACAGCAAGATGTCTTTCTCTGTGAGCGCCATGACGACTCGTCTGTACTGATGCCGCCCGCCATCCAGCTCAAgctaaacacaaacacaacaatCAGCCACTGAGTTCATAATCCACACATGGAAAggaaaaaaacatctaaaaacaACTAATGCTGGAAACTGTACAGGCTTGGAACGGTCTCGCTTGGAACATTACTATAGGCAAATATATCATCGCACAGCTCTATACAAAAATTTGGATATACAAGTACAGAGTATCCAGCTTTACCTGCATACACACCAGTGTTTCCCATTCATTAGATACACTCAGGTGACCCAACACagtctaatattttttaaacttctcataataacattaaaaggtCTCTAATGTAGTGTTTTGCATCACTGCTCTGGCAAAACATgtcaaacaaactaaaattgAAAACGTGATATGGATTAGTGCCCTTATTGCAAAAGGCtgcaataataattaaaggtgccctagaatcaaaaattgaatttacctcagcacagttaaataacaagagttcagtacatggaaatgacatacagtgagtatcaaacaccattgcttcctccttcttatataaatctcatttgtttaaaagacctccggaaaacaggcaaatctcaacataacaccgactgttaacAGACACGTAACAGtagggatcattaatatgtatgaccccaatatttgcatatgccagctcatgttcaaggcattagacaagggcagccagtattaacgtctggatctgtgcacagctgaatcatcagactaggtaagcaagcaagaacaatagcgaaaaattgcagatggagcaataataactgacatgatccatgatgatatttttagtgatatttgtaaaccgtctttctaaatgtttcattagcatgttgctaatgtactgttaaatgtggttaaagttaccatcgtttcttactgtattaacggagacaagagagtcgttgccattttaatttttaaacacttgcagtctgtataatgcataaacacaacttccttctttataaatctctccaatagtgtagcattagcccgttagccacggagcatagcttcaaactcattcagaatcaaatgtaaacatccaaataaatactatactcacatgatccgacgcatacacacagcatgcatgacgaacatcttgtaaagatccatttgagggttatgttagctgtgtgaacttcgtaaatgcactgtattatagtcgagagctcggggggcagggagcgtgcgatttaaaggggccgcacgctaaatcggtgcatagttaatgatgccccaaaataggcagttaaaaaaattaattaaaaaaaatctatggggtattttgagctgaaacttcacagacacattcaggggacaccttagacttatattacatcttgtaaaaactggatCTAGGGCACCTTTGAAGGGGACTTATAATGCATCTTTCACAAGATTTAATagaagtctctggtgtccccagaatgtatctgtgaagtttcagctcaaaataccccacagataatttattatagcttgtcaaatttgcccctatttgggtgcgAGCAAAAACGCgcctttttgtgtgtgtctctttaaatgaaGCCTTACATtattcaaaccggagtcgacactgatggagagactcaggaagaagttacaacttttagaatgaaactggacgtttctgaacggttagtggataaatttatgtagttgctgtggagttgattcaactcatccactagcatgtgtcgtcatgttaatcttttgtgcaaatccagcgttgaattgacccttgtttgtgaagcagtccggcgtaaaatgacggcatgacaacaacactctactacaacaactcttcctcttctctaaagcagcccaacatggcctcaccccctttgttgtgtgatCTCGGaggcagggtttatgtacattttagggttagtgatgtcaccaaccagGGAAGAAGCTCaatgtagtccctaccagctgtttgttgtagtccttaaaggtccagtgtgtaatatttaggaggatctattgacagaaatgcaatataatatacataactatgttttcagtggtgtataaagaccttacataatgaaccgttatgattttattttaagatagaatgagccatttataTCTACATACAACGCGGGTCACCTTACATGTTAAAGTCGCCATTTTGCGCCGgtatgtttctacagtagccctaaatcaggggtaggcaagtttggtcctagagagccgctgtcctgcagagtttagctccaaccctgaaaaaaaaccttcagctgcctatagccttacttatcctgaagagcttgattagcttgttcaggtgtgtttgattaaggttggagctaaactcagcaggacagcggctctctaggaccgaacttgcctacccctgccttaaatggacaaactgctctacagaacGCGCTTCATCActatgtttttcttcttcttctctgttggtgtttttagaggcagcttgcattgTCACTATGTTGAATACACACAAGGAAGaagaagtagtagtagtcgCCCTTTAAAGTCCAGGCACTGAAAATGGGTTGGAGGTAaatcattaaatcattaaatcaGTATCTAACCTGATGAAAAGCTATTTAGtcaatgttatccacattatatttcatctgcaacagcatgGTGAACTTTTGTAATGATACGTTTGGTCATTGACTTTTAAAAGCATAATTACACAAATTGCAAACACATGAGGAGAGTTCACCGCATGAAAGACCACGACTGGCAGATCAACGTGAGACTACATTTCTCTCTGATACGgaaggaaattaaattaaattgaatgtgGCGTGACAAGATGACTGAAAGGGAGGTTTAAACAGTGACAGGTTGCTGCATGTAATCAAGCAACGGAGCTGCAGAGCTCGAaaataaggactgcccgatggcccggGACCAGTGTAAATGACGCTCGGGACAGTAGACGACACGGTCACTTGCCAGATCGTCCAGTGCTGTTGGGTGTGCGTTATATATCGTCTATTAAAtcgtaattgttgatttaacgatctgatattatcgagtatgtccctcactttacaaaaaacaaacaccgATTGAGTGCACTCATGCACTACGTGACGTAGTCTAGTAGGTTAGACTAGTGCGCTTGCATATTTAGATTCCACGCTTTCACTGCAtgatttagtctattaaaatgcctttagaatgccccagaattcaagataaggAGCAAAAATTTCATATTAGTTAACCAGTATTACACAGAGAGCGtcatttttctccaaatattagcatgattccaaatgtgatattgattttactCAGCGTACAGTTTAACGAACAAGAACTTCatatcaagtgacttacatttcaGACACCAAATCATCAGTTTCGCTCTATTTCGCCAATAAAAAAGTTCCAGAGTAGACAACATTGTTTTgcatctctgagcaacacttcctgaatgaatcagccgtttgaatgaatcggttgaatctcaatgattcgctcattaacagtgattcgctgccgcctactggcgggtttaatttcacattttaagtgtcttcattttttttaataatttcaaataacagtatttaaccttttatattttcattattatctgtaactgctcttgactgattaactttaataaagtttaaactattctatagttatatagttatacattacttactgtttatttgtctaacaatatttaaaatatgttaatctagtagcttttggtgtcGTAACCctatttattgaggttaaatgtaacaaagacaacaaaaacaataactatgcttattttataggcccattttcttgtcttttacttttattattttttagtttttttataaattttggCGGGGCAAGaaaaaatttgaaccactggcccgaccgggccagtagaaaaaatccttagcgttgagcccTGAGCTGTCTGTTAAATCGCAGTTATGATGAAGTAGTATGTCCTAAAGTTTGcttactcttttgctacacagtcaaaagtatgtactttttccttcacaaaaacagtacatacttttagggcgtggTGTAAGTAGGCGAATTGAGTCAGAGCATATGTTTTGATCACCGTTCCGAAACCAAACCAGATAAAACCAGATTTTCTCAGCTtctaaatgttcaaaatgttaaaaaaaaaaaagaatatatatatatatatatatatatatatatatatatatatatatatatatatatatatatatatatatatatatataaaaaattaaaacattttttttaaaaaaaaatcaagctagaataaaatgttctttGCTGTTGCTTCTTTTGATACATTGACTGTTCACATATTCATAGGGGCCTTGAAGTTTTGTGAATATGATCAAAAATTCTGGCGCTGGCTTGCAACTTTTTTAGTTAATGCTGGTGGGAAAGAGTTAAAGAAGCCTAAAAGTAATGTTTAGATTTAACAGATCAGATCAGCTATTATTTGTACATGTTAATGAGGATCACAAGAGGTTTTGTAAAGTGACCCATTTCCTTCACATGTTTTAGGAGCTGCATGTCGTGACCTCAGAATGCATGAGTCATTCGGTGTCTGTGGGCGTGTGTTTGAGATACCTGCTCTGCCAGCCAGCCGATGTGTTTGAGCGTGCAGTGTGTGTTGGCGCTAGGGTTGCTCAAGAAGGAGTTGATATGGGCCAGCATCTGTGGCAATAGGGCAGCAACATTTGTGTGAATGGCCGTGAACCAGGAGTGAGCAGTGGCCCCGTCTTTACACCGCAACACCACAGTGTGCTGGCCGTCCGGAGAGTGAAGCTCCAACAATCTGAACGAAACAAAGCATTGCTGAAAACATTTATCATTCCAGTTCTGGGATTACTAATTATATAATCAGTACTTCTTGAAAGTAATGAGTGAAGTATCATGTTACTTTttgaatttacaaaataataccCGAGTTACTTCTTcaaataatttgtatttatttcactatttttatcGTAATCAGCAGATAGTGTCATTATTGTAATATCATGATTAATATTTGGTTGAACTAATAATTCACAGCAAGCCAGtgttgattttggggtgaaacaTGACCTAGATATGTTTTCATCAGATTCAAATCTAAATGCTGCAGCCAACCTCAGGAGAAAAATGCTGCTTTTGGTTACTTCTGAAACAttacacacccacacacacctGTTTTCCAGGTCAGGCATGGTGAGGTTTCGGCTGATGAAGCTCATTTTGAGCGGGATGACCTTTCTGTCACGAGTTACGCCGCTCTTGGGCGACTCATCGCTGCTGCTGAGGTTTGGAGACTGAAGACGTCCATCCCAAGGCAGATCTGCACTCA contains:
- the sntb2 gene encoding beta-2-syntrophin, yielding MAVWTRAEKQGHLDLLLSDRWVRVSAELTRDTLTLTAEGEPSGPAGYSEHNSHLRNGVSNGNEQNRDVYHSHGQYDSPGRVNGTGSDSESSGYCDPAGPEGVRRVRIVKQESGGLGISIKGGRENRMPILISKIFPGLAADQSRALRVGDAILSVNGSDLRDATHDAAVQALKKAGKEVTLEVKYIREVSPLFKKSSMSADLPWDGRLQSPNLSSSDESPKSGVTRDRKVIPLKMSFISRNLTMPDLENRLLELHSPDGQHTVVLRCKDGATAHSWFTAIHTNVAALLPQMLAHINSFLSNPSANTHCTLKHIGWLAEQLELDGGRHQYRRVVMALTEKDILLFQSVPWTYESWTSPLLTHPLLATRLVHSGSVRSSPALGGDLVFATRTGTGRGIESHVFRVETHWDLSTWTRALVQGGHSAAELIKEVSIGCVLNRQDVRLILHYDRGFTVTRESGEPVLFHFPYERLKMSADDGVRNLYLDFGAPEGEMVFELHSGPKPVVFVLHSFLSAKLARLGLLT